From the Glycine max cultivar Williams 82 chromosome 11, Glycine_max_v4.0, whole genome shotgun sequence genome, the window TAACAAtagatatcttataattttacgTCTCAGGTTTAGATGCAATTACTAATTAGGACTGATAATAATCATTCATCCTAGATATAACAATAGATGTTTTATGAATCTACACCTTAGCCAATTACTAATTAACACTAACCTAATTAAGTTGGTAATTACCACAAAACTTATggtcaacaattcctcatctatAAATACCAGGACACAAGCAACAATTTTCTTCtacacaaatatatttttatcatactcCATTATATCCAACTACCACTAGGGGTGTTTAATTATAGTTACATCTAACTAAAATATACCAAAACTATAAGCCACTGGAAAATTAAGTGTGGGTCAACATCTTTTGAACTATAATTGAGCAAACTGTCCAATAACTTCCAAGGGGGACACAATAATGTTCGATCAACATATTAATTCTCTTGTTGTGTGCTTTTGGCACTAACTAGTGAAAGGGTATGAAGGGATGATTTGGGGCAAGTACTAAAAATCTCAAGACCTTGCTTTCAACACAAACTACTGATCAAAGGGTGTGGTGCGATTGGGGACAAGTACTAAACAAAATCACAGAACCTTGTAACTAAACCATGCACATTTTAGGTGTTGATATTTTAATATGCTCCAAGTGTTTGACAGtaataatcaatttatttaaaccGTTCCTTAAAACACTACTCATCTCTCTGTAAGGGATAAATGGATACAGTAAACAGTCAGCGCATAGGCTATAGCATTGCTGTGAAAGACAATAATATGAACCAGAACTGGTAGGATATCCAATAGTGCCATAATGTTTAACTGGTTAGTATCATGTTAAATTCTAAGTTAAAGCTTTCAAAAAGAGTAATTATTTCCGTGAGCTCTTGATTGTATTTAGTAACTTAGATTAGATAGCTCTAtccatttgtattttttttgggaAATAACCTCTATCCAATTGTTGtttcacaaaattaaatatttaatgaaaaatagatgaaaaccaatacatttatattaattaaattcaaaacttATACGAAGAGAGCCAAGAGATGGAGAGATCTATTTTTTggacatatttttaaattagcttTTTGGGCCACCTATATATCACTTCATGAACATGTGATATCTAGTTTGCATAACATCATATCAACGAAGAACTTTTATTCTAAGATCACAAGATTTTGATGAATTtctttggataatttttttttttgttggagcaAGTTTACTTGATATTGTGGGTTTCTTTTGGCATAGATATCTTATACAAGCAATTTATcttcaaagtttttaaaaaataaaatttaatttaatatactctaaaatacttaaaatggATGTCTTAAATTTTGACCATTATTAAAGATGCcataataaacaacaaaaatgattcatttgcaaatagtaataaataaatgatattgtTACACCTCTCTCCTATCCTCTACCCCAGGGCGGCACTCAAAAATCCCATCAATCCACagaataagaaaatgaaaggaGACAAAATAATCTCTTTGAAACATTTGATTAGTCGAATGTGTACTGTAACATTCAAATATCCGTAGTTCTAGATCCAAAATATCTTTTACTCTTAGTAATCAACTTATCATTCTACAGCAACTTATAGAATAAAAACTACAATACTCATTACAATATGTCGtctatactaataaaaaaaaatattctcgatgtacatattttattgaataattttatactcaaattatttttaagacttttaaatttttttttctaacctacaataacttttcactacttctatatttatcttctatttttttgttttttatttattatttatttatatagtttAGAGGTCTCTCTTCCCCtagtttacataaaaaaaaatactgtgaAAATGTTGACAATTGtgattattcaattttttattgatacaaTTAACAAATTATGACATGTATCACGAATCCACGATATATAATATTCTTAATATATCCATCCTACCgttatgaaaaagttttttttttcttttttcggttGAAGTTCACTTTCTTTAAAagcataatttttcaaatttctgTGACGTTTGCTAATAAACGTGGCTTCACTTcattttaaaagcaaaatttgcattttttgtgacttttaataaaatacgtGGCTTCATACGAACCTGTGTACGAGGAATCAGATCAAACAGGTCTCACGTCGCAATTAAGCAACTTCAAAAAACATAGACttgtaagagaaaaataaaagcaaaaacacgaaaacgccATAATGTggagacaaaaaaatatcatacttAATAGAAAGACAAAAATATCTGAATATCCCGTGTGCAaagggaaagagaaaaatatctgATTGATTAGCAATGATTATTTAACTTTGGGTCCTAAGATACTTTAGAAATATCTCCAAGACTCGAACCGTGCTTCAAATATCAAGCACTTTTTTGAAGTActactttcactttttttttcagtttttagtcGAGTCGCCGGAGTTCTCCCCTTGCGCCGCCGCAGCAATGTTGACGAACTCCGCATCCGGCGGTGACGCTCCTTCTCGCGGTTTTGATACGCCGACGCTGGACCTTGAATCGGCGGCGCTGCTCCACGCGATCTCCGAGCATGGCGGGTACGCGTACGTGAGCATGGCGGCTCTGGCGGCAAACGGCGACATTCGCGCGGCGGAGGCGGCGTGCGAGATGGCGTGGGAGCAGCTGCACTCGGGGCCGTGGCACTCGGTGCTGCCGGTGTGGCGCGACGCTTACTCCATGGCGTGCCTCCTCGTGGCGCGCCACCACTACCGCAACGGCGAGTTCAGGGACGCGCTTAGGGTTTTGGATTTGGGAATCATCATGGGAGGCACGCTCCTCCGCAAGGATTTGGACTCCGCCATCGAGAAAATTTCCGAACAAACGAGGAAGACCGTTAGGGTTTCTGATTTGGGGAACTCCGAGCACCGACTCGTCGATCGCGAATTTGATATGGCAGAGGTGAGGTCCGTTCCTCTCTGTTTTCTTTTATCGTCGTTAATTCTGCATTAATCTCAATCGTGAAGTTCAGTAAGTAACTAAATATTTTCATGCTAGTGTTAGTATTATTGTTGGAATTTGGAGATTTGTTGATTTGTGTTATGGctgcatttgaattttttatatttatggcTGTTCTGCTCTAACGTTTATGTTATAGCTTTTTACATTGTAGGTGCTCCAACTTTTACCTGTGAAGTCTCTTTCAAATAAGCTTGTGGCGAAGAAATCGGCACTGTCGCTGGAGAAATTCCTGAAGGATCATTACCTGTCTGGCTGCCCGGTTATTATCAGTGATTGTATGGCTCACTGGCCAGCCAAGATGAAATGGAATGACGAAGATTACTTACTGAGAGTTGCCGGTGACCGCACGGTTCCGGTTGAGGTAATTTGTCTGATTGATTGATATTTCTGTGATTGTAAAGGAAGGCACGAGATAAGGGTTTTGAGATTGgatgtttgtttgattttcttcCTTCTACAGAGAAAAGGTTGATGGCTGGTTGAcaacttctttttatcattatttgtgATAAACTTAAATCAcattaattaaaacttatgacTTAACTCACTCCTGGGGAATATATGTGTAGTAGCAGCtgaattatgaaatttaagttGTTTGctagtaatattatttttgtaacaaCTTTCTTACCAGGAGTTTGGGAAGTTTATTGAGCAGTGTCAGTGGGAAAGATGTATGAATGGAGAGAagaattttgagaattttttagaGTAAAATTTAAGCAAAACAGAAGGGTCCACCTTGGATAGTTATTGACAAACACAAGCTTGATGCACTTAAGTTACACTGATGATGGAATTGTCTTTTAATTGCAACTTATATCTTGTCCTCtctttgtaaattatatttccTGAATTTATGTCTACAGGCAACCAAAGTTGGTCATCAACTCATCAGCTAGGAAATCATTCTCCTGGAATATAGTTTAATGCAGTTAATCTATTTTTGCGTTGCATATGAATCCTTTCAAATCTGTGGGGTTTTATAGGCCTAAAAATGCTCTATGTAGAAATCCTAGAACTTTTTACCTGTCATGCATCTAACAAgtgaataaattttattttggttgcaACAGTTTGTGAGTGAACACTTCCCCTCCCTTCCTCCTTTTACTATGATGTTCCAtggcagattttttttttcccactaAGTTGTTAAAACTGAATAATAGGTAATGGGACAAAGTTGTAGAAATTTATGATTTGTGTGAAGTGAATGTCCATTGCAGTTCCTCATGTCTTTACATTGTAACATGTATGTTACATCTAGTACCATTTGTATTTATGTTGCATTTACCTTATGTAGACTTTTTCTGTCATGGCATGGCTGTTGGAAGTTGTTTAGCAGTATACAGGAAATcccttcacacacacacacacacacacacacagggAGAACAAGGTAGAGTGGATTTTtgtatgtattatatatatatatatatatatgtgtgtgtgtgtgtgtgtgtgtgtgtttttatttttagaaaaatattgcaAAAAAGGGTAAATGCAGCTTTCATTCCAGGTTGGGAAAAACTATTTATGTACTGAGTGGAAGCAAGAGCTAATTACATTTTCAGAGTTTCTTCAGCGGATAAAGTCCGATAGCTGTTCTCCTGGTGGTCTTACATATCTTGCTCAGCATCCATTATTTGATCAGGTATTTACAAATTTCAATGTTGTCTCCAAATcgacttttttcatttttagcgTGCAAGTGCCGGACTTGTACTGCTTTCAGTTTCTGATATTATTGAAATGGCAGATAAATGAGCTTCGGAAAGATATCTTTATTCCTGACTATTGTTTTACTGGTGGAGGGGAGCTACGATCTCTCAATGCTTGGTTTGGTCCAGCAGGAAC encodes:
- the LOC100779376 gene encoding lysine-specific demethylase JMJ30 isoform X2, which codes for MLTNSASGGDAPSRGFDTPTLDLESAALLHAISEHGGYAYVSMAALAANGDIRAAEAACEMAWEQLHSGPWHSVLPVWRDAYSMACLLVARHHYRNGEFRDALRVLDLGIIMGGTLLRKDLDSAIEKISEQTRKTVRVSDLGNSEHRLVDREFDMAEVLQLLPVKSLSNKLVAKKSALSLEKFLKDHYLSGCPVIISDCMAHWPAKMKWNDEDYLLRVAGDRTVPVEVGKNYLCTEWKQELITFSEFLQRIKSDSCSPGGLTYLAQHPLFDQINELRKDIFIPDYCFTGGGELRSLNAWFGPAGTVTPLHHDPHHNILAQVVGKKYIRLYSSSLSEELSPHSGTMLHNSSQVDLDDIDENKFPKVQDLEFVDCILEEGEMLYIPPKWWHYVRSLTTSFSVSFWWSEGESSDAS
- the LOC100779376 gene encoding lysine-specific demethylase JMJ30 isoform X1 — protein: MLTNSASGGDAPSRGFDTPTLDLESAALLHAISEHGGYAYVSMAALAANGDIRAAEAACEMAWEQLHSGPWHSVLPVWRDAYSMACLLVARHHYRNGEFRDALRVLDLGIIMGGTLLRKDLDSAIEKISEQTRKTVRVSDLGNSEHRLVDREFDMAEVLQLLPVKSLSNKLVAKKSALSLEKFLKDHYLSGCPVIISDCMAHWPAKMKWNDEDYLLRVAGDRTVPVELSFQVGKNYLCTEWKQELITFSEFLQRIKSDSCSPGGLTYLAQHPLFDQINELRKDIFIPDYCFTGGGELRSLNAWFGPAGTVTPLHHDPHHNILAQVVGKKYIRLYSSSLSEELSPHSGTMLHNSSQVDLDDIDENKFPKVQDLEFVDCILEEGEMLYIPPKWWHYVRSLTTSFSVSFWWSEGESSDAS